Proteins encoded within one genomic window of Candidatus Brocadiia bacterium:
- a CDS encoding DUF4139 domain-containing protein — protein MTLSVDENIRVTRKLEDKEEKGPGFLGSTKREIYSFIIKLENYKKENALITLIDQIPVSQVKNISVELDKCSDEPAGKTKDGKMKWKFDLKPKEIKEVAFTFSVYMPKDRSAVFGNASIDTGIGNDKNRKAGMQQRSKK, from the coding sequence CTGACTTTAAGCGTAGATGAAAACATCCGCGTTACCCGCAAGCTCGAAGACAAAGAAGAGAAAGGTCCTGGTTTCCTGGGAAGCACCAAGCGCGAGATTTATTCATTTATCATCAAACTGGAGAACTACAAGAAAGAAAACGCTCTTATTACGCTTATTGACCAAATTCCAGTAAGCCAGGTTAAGAACATCTCGGTGGAACTGGATAAGTGCTCTGATGAGCCTGCGGGAAAAACCAAAGACGGCAAGATGAAATGGAAGTTCGACCTCAAGCCAAAAGAGATAAAAGAGGTGGCTTTTACGTTTAGTGTATATATGCCTAAAGACCGCTCAGCTGTTTTTGGCAACGCATCTATAGATACAGGCATTGGTAATGATAAAAACAGAAAAGCCGGAATGCAGCAACGCAGCAAGAAATAA
- a CDS encoding PTS sugar transporter subunit IIA, which yields MKFSELISKSAIVKELKASDKKEAIKEIVEVMKNSYKAENLKVSNILDKLMKRERIGSTGIGSGVAVPHAKIEGLQAVLGALGRSSAGIDYDAVDGAPVQLIFVLLTPKNNAELNLQTLQLVARATKQPNFCKFLKEAKDGKEIISILTEFDEVLK from the coding sequence ATGAAATTTTCTGAATTAATTTCCAAGTCCGCGATCGTGAAGGAATTAAAAGCCTCCGACAAAAAAGAAGCTATAAAAGAAATTGTTGAAGTGATGAAGAACTCTTACAAGGCAGAAAATCTAAAGGTAAGCAATATTCTTGATAAGCTTATGAAGAGGGAAAGAATAGGTAGTACTGGCATCGGAAGTGGTGTCGCTGTCCCGCATGCAAAAATAGAGGGGTTACAGGCAGTTTTGGGAGCGTTGGGTAGATCATCAGCTGGTATTGATTACGATGCTGTTGACGGAGCCCCAGTACAACTTATATTTGTGTTGCTGACTCCTAAAAATAATGCAGAACTAAATCTTCAAACACTGCAATTGGTGGCTCGGGCTACTAAACAGCCCAATTTTTGTAAGTTTCTAAAAGAAGCTAAAGATGGTAAGGAAATTATTAGTATATTAACAGAGTTTGATGAGGTATTGAAGTAA
- a CDS encoding cation-translocating P-type ATPase, translating to MSSQLQEKLIIRIGGMHCPSCALGIEKYVSRLQGITGVTVNFIKNEAVIIYIPKQITPETIKKAISKTGYQVQETLLDISRVYWNERIFWIRVFFTGLLIISAWIIDIVTYYTLPLAHIFGRDLALSDILSLVAISVGGYPVFKGALRSSVFRDITVFSLIAIASIAAILVGSYKEAAMVILIMLVGEALEQSALNRTRRTIAELVHLTPQTALIRRSDNDVFVKTEDLVIDDIVIIKPGDRIPVDGVIVKGEGSINEATLTGESLCLDKKTGDNVYGGTINENGAFEMRITAVGEHTRLGLIKRLIEEAESQKAPVQRLADKYARYFFPLILVITVIVFFITNLNNFKTNGAALNYYAAITVLIASCPCALVLATPTAVVCGLSNAAKQGILVKGGQFLEALGIIDTMLIDKTGTLTTGRLTVSQILVFNGVNEKELISLAATAENNSEHPLAKTILAKAKELNADIQAVDRFESARGLGVKVIAKDDTIWVGNNTWLKRNNIDIDANTSRLMDEMANSGQTILAVAHRINDSIKIVGLIGVKDTPRPIAARSMSELKNLGINKIVMITGDNEKVARSISRDVGIDEYYANMLPEDKVNKVRELKQQKSSVGMVGDGVNDAPALAAADVGIAMGAIGSAVAIESADVSLMSDDLSRISLAIKLSRRVREVIKQNFIFAIIYNIVIISLTSLYVHHQSGITYGAVAHQFSSLLVIFNSLRILKWSR from the coding sequence ATGTCATCGCAACTTCAAGAAAAATTAATTATTCGTATTGGCGGTATGCATTGCCCATCCTGCGCTTTGGGTATTGAAAAATATGTATCCCGCTTACAGGGAATAACAGGCGTTACCGTTAATTTCATTAAAAATGAAGCGGTTATAATTTATATCCCCAAGCAAATCACGCCCGAAACAATTAAAAAGGCTATCAGCAAAACGGGCTATCAAGTACAGGAAACGCTTTTGGATATTTCAAGAGTTTATTGGAATGAGCGGATTTTTTGGATACGGGTTTTCTTTACGGGTCTTCTTATTATCAGTGCCTGGATTATTGACATAGTCACTTACTATACTCTGCCTTTGGCCCATATATTCGGCCGGGACTTAGCTCTGTCTGATATACTGTCGCTTGTAGCAATTTCGGTAGGGGGGTATCCCGTTTTCAAAGGAGCGCTGAGGTCTAGTGTTTTCCGAGATATAACGGTATTTTCTCTCATCGCCATTGCCAGCATTGCAGCTATTTTGGTGGGTTCTTATAAAGAAGCCGCTATGGTTATACTAATTATGCTGGTGGGCGAGGCGCTCGAACAAAGTGCCTTAAACCGGACCAGGCGGACTATCGCTGAATTAGTTCATTTAACACCACAAACAGCTTTGATTAGGCGTTCGGATAATGACGTATTCGTGAAAACGGAAGATTTGGTAATAGATGATATCGTAATAATCAAGCCGGGCGACCGTATTCCCGTGGACGGTGTAATAGTTAAGGGCGAGGGCAGCATCAACGAAGCCACTTTAACTGGAGAATCTTTATGCCTGGATAAAAAGACCGGGGACAATGTCTACGGTGGCACCATAAATGAGAACGGCGCGTTTGAGATGCGCATAACTGCGGTTGGGGAACATACCCGACTGGGATTAATAAAAAGGCTTATCGAAGAGGCTGAATCGCAAAAAGCGCCTGTACAGCGGTTGGCAGACAAATACGCCCGCTACTTTTTCCCGTTGATTCTGGTTATAACAGTTATTGTCTTTTTTATTACCAACCTGAATAATTTTAAAACTAATGGCGCCGCGTTGAATTATTATGCGGCCATAACGGTATTGATTGCGTCCTGCCCCTGCGCATTGGTTCTAGCCACGCCGACCGCTGTTGTATGCGGGCTGAGTAACGCGGCAAAACAGGGCATCCTCGTAAAGGGCGGGCAATTCCTTGAAGCGCTTGGTATAATAGACACCATGCTCATAGATAAAACCGGGACCTTGACTACCGGTCGATTGACTGTTAGCCAAATATTGGTTTTTAACGGTGTAAATGAAAAAGAGCTTATTAGCTTAGCCGCGACGGCCGAAAACAATTCCGAACATCCGCTGGCCAAAACTATTTTAGCCAAAGCAAAGGAGTTGAATGCTGATATCCAGGCTGTAGACAGGTTCGAATCAGCCAGAGGTTTGGGAGTTAAGGTTATCGCGAAGGATGATACCATATGGGTCGGTAACAATACGTGGTTGAAGCGAAATAATATTGATATAGACGCCAATACTTCAAGACTGATGGATGAAATGGCAAATTCAGGGCAAACTATTCTAGCGGTTGCTCACCGGATAAACGACTCTATCAAGATAGTCGGGTTGATTGGGGTTAAGGATACGCCTCGGCCAATTGCTGCCCGGAGTATGAGTGAACTGAAAAACCTTGGAATCAATAAAATAGTTATGATTACCGGCGATAATGAGAAAGTCGCTCGTTCCATCAGCCGGGATGTCGGGATAGACGAATACTACGCCAATATGCTCCCCGAAGATAAGGTTAATAAGGTTAGGGAATTAAAACAACAAAAGAGCAGTGTCGGGATGGTCGGAGACGGGGTTAATGATGCCCCGGCTTTGGCCGCAGCTGATGTTGGCATTGCCATGGGCGCGATTGGCTCAGCCGTAGCAATTGAGTCCGCTGATGTAAGCCTTATGAGCGACGACTTGAGCAGGATATCATTAGCTATAAAGCTAAGTCGAAGGGTTAGAGAAGTTATAAAACAGAACTTTATATTTGCAATAATTTACAATATTGTTATAATATCACTAACTAGTTTGTATGTTCATCATCAGAGCGGGATAACATATGGGGCGGTTGCTCATCAGTTTAGCTCGCTTCTGGTGATATTTAATTCATTAAGGATTTTAAAATGGTCGCGCTAG
- a CDS encoding HPr family phosphocarrier protein — MEKNVTIVNKLGIHVRPAAQMAELANKFKANIIITKNNYAVNAKSIMELLTLAAGQGTVLTLKADGDDAGQALESLEKLIGNKFNED, encoded by the coding sequence TTGGAAAAGAATGTTACTATAGTAAATAAGTTAGGTATACACGTCCGCCCGGCAGCACAGATGGCTGAATTAGCAAATAAATTTAAAGCTAATATTATAATAACGAAAAATAATTATGCTGTAAATGCTAAAAGTATTATGGAATTACTTACGTTGGCTGCTGGGCAGGGGACTGTTTTGACGTTAAAGGCTGATGGTGACGATGCAGGGCAGGCATTGGAATCACTAGAAAAACTTATTGGTAATAAATTTAATGAGGACTAA
- the raiA gene encoding ribosome-associated translation inhibitor RaiA produces the protein MIPLKLTVRHSKITGEFKEYATQKPEKLHKYLDRIGHMEIILDHAKNNFIVEIIVSTSRGRKLVAKSLDQNYFTALDVTIDKLETQLTKFKEKLKDSKRKGDAIDFVDAQEFGSGLEQNDWY, from the coding sequence ATGATACCTCTAAAATTGACAGTACGGCACTCGAAAATAACAGGTGAATTCAAGGAATATGCAACACAAAAACCAGAAAAACTTCATAAATACCTAGATCGTATTGGTCATATGGAGATAATACTAGACCATGCTAAGAATAACTTTATAGTTGAAATAATTGTTTCGACATCAAGAGGAAGAAAGTTAGTTGCTAAATCACTGGACCAGAATTATTTTACGGCTCTTGATGTAACTATAGATAAACTAGAAACACAACTAACTAAATTTAAAGAAAAATTGAAAGATAGTAAGCGGAAGGGTGACGCTATAGATTTTGTAGACGCGCAAGAGTTCGGTTCCGGATTAGAGCAGAATGACTGGTATTAA
- a CDS encoding metallophosphoesterase: protein MIAIVSDIHSNIEALENVLKDIQRQNITEIICLGDVVGYGPNPEECIDIVRKFKFTIMGNHDEALKLSAVGFRGEAQDAITWTRKLLKPGWLSAPARKERWDFISELPLTKVDGDILFVHGSPREPTTEYILSNDADLPMGEKSEKLTQIFEMFPRLCFVGHTHDPGIITQEQKFISPPEVNYIFNLDPGEKYIINSGSVGQPRDGDNRSCYITVDGDKIIYHRIEYDYDLTKDKIYKTNELDKRLGDRLVIGH from the coding sequence GTGATAGCGATAGTTTCTGATATTCACTCCAATATCGAGGCTTTGGAGAACGTTTTAAAGGATATCCAAAGGCAAAACATCACTGAGATTATTTGCTTGGGTGATGTGGTTGGTTATGGACCTAATCCGGAAGAATGCATAGACATCGTTCGTAAGTTTAAATTCACGATTATGGGAAACCATGACGAAGCGTTAAAACTTTCTGCAGTTGGTTTTAGGGGTGAAGCTCAGGATGCAATAACTTGGACACGTAAGCTCTTGAAGCCAGGCTGGTTAAGCGCGCCAGCTCGAAAAGAGCGGTGGGATTTTATATCAGAGTTGCCTTTAACCAAGGTTGACGGCGATATTCTTTTTGTGCATGGTTCTCCGCGTGAACCAACTACGGAATATATTCTAAGTAATGATGCGGATCTTCCGATGGGGGAGAAGTCTGAAAAATTAACACAAATATTTGAGATGTTCCCGAGGTTATGTTTCGTAGGTCACACGCATGACCCCGGAATCATTACACAGGAACAGAAGTTTATTTCACCGCCTGAGGTTAATTATATTTTTAATCTTGATCCCGGAGAAAAGTATATTATTAATAGTGGGTCGGTTGGTCAACCACGAGATGGGGATAACAGATCATGTTATATTACGGTTGACGGTGATAAGATAATCTATCACCGGATTGAGTATGATTATGATTTGACAAAAGACAAAATTTATAAAACTAACGAGCTGGATAAGCGATTGGGCGATAGATTAGTAATAGGTCATTAA
- the ptsP gene encoding phosphoenolpyruvate--protein phosphotransferase, protein MYFKKGIPVSPGISIGKAFVLDSEEYRIPKRSITSTETKTEIAKFENAIQASTQELNKLIKKLARKIGGDTAPIIESHIKMITDEHIKSKIIDAIKNNLYTAEYAVSLILNKYAKTLSLNSDNNPFITNRVIDIYDIEKRILRNLLGRKREDLSDLTEAVIIVGRDLSPSQTALLDKENVKGFATDGGGKTSHTAIIARAMGIPAVVGLQTLSLEITGSDEVIIDGNNGIVIVNPDKETTKKYTVLGKNFVSLENKLAIEVREYPAETKDGRRISIYANIELAEEVNTALQYGAEGIGLFRTEFLYPGPEYLPTEKDHFNAYKKVAIQMGKQEVVVRTLDAGGDKVNPIYKSNPEKNPFLGFRAIRLCLNLPEMFKAQLQAILRASEYGNISIMFPMIASREEINQARQLIEEVKKELDAKKIPFNNNIRIGAMIEIPSAAIAIDTIMEDVDFVSIGTNDLIQYTMAVDRGNEKIAYLYQPSNISILRLIKNIIDEGERQDKSVAMCGEMAGDRLYTILLIGMGLKIFSMTPVVIPEIKKIIRSITYSEAKKVVEKVFTLESPKKTTEYLRDYGRRIIPQLFE, encoded by the coding sequence ATGTACTTTAAAAAGGGTATTCCTGTCTCGCCCGGGATAAGTATAGGGAAAGCTTTCGTCTTGGATAGCGAAGAGTACAGAATTCCTAAGCGGAGTATAACCTCAACAGAAACAAAAACAGAAATTGCCAAGTTTGAAAATGCTATACAAGCATCAACTCAGGAATTAAACAAACTTATTAAGAAACTCGCCAGAAAAATTGGTGGCGACACAGCGCCTATAATCGAATCCCATATAAAAATGATAACGGACGAGCATATAAAATCTAAAATTATTGATGCAATTAAGAATAACTTATATACCGCTGAATATGCAGTCTCGCTTATTTTGAATAAATATGCCAAGACATTATCATTAAATAGTGATAATAATCCATTTATCACCAATCGTGTGATAGATATTTATGATATTGAGAAAAGAATCTTACGAAATCTTTTAGGAAGGAAAAGAGAAGATTTATCTGACTTAACGGAGGCGGTAATAATTGTTGGACGTGATCTTTCACCCAGTCAAACTGCTTTGTTGGATAAGGAGAACGTAAAAGGTTTTGCCACAGATGGTGGAGGAAAAACATCTCATACGGCTATTATTGCTAGAGCAATGGGTATCCCGGCCGTAGTTGGATTGCAAACTCTTTCACTTGAAATTACTGGGAGTGATGAAGTTATTATTGATGGTAATAACGGCATAGTTATCGTTAATCCTGATAAGGAGACCACTAAAAAATATACGGTTCTGGGTAAAAATTTTGTATCTCTTGAAAATAAATTAGCCATAGAAGTAAGGGAGTACCCAGCCGAAACAAAAGACGGACGTCGAATATCGATATATGCAAATATTGAATTAGCCGAAGAGGTGAATACAGCATTGCAATACGGAGCAGAAGGAATTGGACTCTTTAGAACAGAATTCTTATACCCAGGGCCCGAATACCTGCCAACTGAAAAAGATCATTTTAACGCCTACAAAAAAGTAGCTATCCAGATGGGGAAACAAGAGGTTGTTGTCCGAACTTTGGATGCGGGTGGAGACAAGGTCAACCCGATTTACAAGTCAAATCCAGAAAAAAATCCATTTTTGGGGTTTCGGGCAATACGCCTTTGTCTTAATTTACCCGAAATGTTTAAAGCTCAATTACAAGCTATTTTAAGGGCGTCTGAATACGGCAACATAAGCATTATGTTCCCGATGATTGCTTCTCGTGAAGAAATAAACCAGGCAAGACAACTTATCGAGGAAGTAAAAAAGGAGTTGGATGCAAAAAAAATACCTTTTAATAATAATATTAGAATAGGAGCAATGATTGAAATACCATCGGCCGCCATTGCTATTGATACGATAATGGAAGACGTGGATTTTGTAAGCATTGGCACAAATGATCTTATTCAATATACCATGGCGGTTGATAGGGGAAATGAAAAAATTGCATATCTTTACCAGCCATCAAATATTAGCATTCTGCGCCTTATAAAAAATATTATTGATGAAGGCGAACGCCAGGATAAGTCAGTAGCTATGTGCGGGGAAATGGCCGGGGATAGGCTTTATACTATTCTTCTAATAGGTATGGGGCTTAAAATTTTTAGCATGACACCGGTAGTTATACCGGAAATAAAGAAAATAATTCGTTCTATTACTTACAGTGAAGCAAAAAAAGTCGTAGAGAAGGTTTTTACTTTAGAATCCCCCAAAAAAACTACTGAATACCTTCGGGATTACGGACGGCGTATTATTCCGCAATTATTTGAGTAG